TATTTTTATTTCTCCATTTTATTTTAAAAAATGCAAGTTTGATCGTTTTTTTTAGATTGAACAACATGATGATAATTAAATTAATATTTTAAGTTTTCTTAAGTATATATATTCTATAATAAAAATAACGCTTTCTGTTAAAAACCATACTATTGGAACAGCAATGTATCCAAAAAAGTTGATAGCAAAAAATAGAATAACTATGTGGAGTAAACCGCAAATTAAAACTATCTTAGCAAAAACTTCTTTGTAACCAAAGTTTACCAATCCTTGAATACCAAGAATGTAATTACCCCAGCTTGACAAAATGACCCAGGAAAGTAAACTCAAGATTATTATGCTCTTATTGTAATCCGGCCCAAGTAATATTTTGGTTATTATAGAAGAAAAAATTGATAAAAATAAAGAAATAAATAATGTAACAAGCAGAGTAATTTTAAAGAGCCTATTGAATAAGCTAATGGCTTTTCACGGTTATCAATTATGAGTTTTGAAAAATATGGGAAGAGTGCTTGGAAAAGCGGCATCCCCAACTGTTGAAAAGCAATAAAAATTCTCTCCGCAGCTGAATAATACCCAACTACCTGATTATTAGTTAAGAAACCAAGTAATACACTGTTACTTGTTGTATATAAATTAATTGAAATATTTGAAACAAAAACATGCCAACCCTCAATAAACTGATGCTTTATTTCAGAAAAAGCTGGCAATTCAAATTTAAGATTAAAAAAACGTAGAGAAACAATTAATGAAAACACACCCGAAAATATCAATCCTAAAGAAGTTAGGAGTGGCAAAATAAGATAGTCGTCTTGAGTTTTTATAAAAATAAAAACAGAAATTGTAAAGAAAAGCTTTGATAAAACATTAAACAATGTAACAAACTTCATATTTTCAATACCTTGAAAAAACCATTGGGGAAACATGATCCATCCAAGTATTGATAATGATGTTAAATAATACACCATTTTATCAGAACTAAATTTATCAAAGTAATTGACCACAAAAACAATTATTAACAAAGATATAATTGCGAGTAAAGCCTTAATAATAAAAACTGAATAAAAAATCTTAGAAACCTTTTTTATATCATCTCTATAAATTGAGATTTCTCTAGTTGCTGATAGGTTAAACCCAAAATCCGTTATAAGCATAAAATATCTTATAAATGCCAGGGCAAATGCAATCAATCCAAATTTTCTGGGCCAAGAACACGAACTAAATAAGGTAAAGTTATTAGTGGGAGCAGGTAAGTTGCAATTTGTAAAAAGGTGAGAGATAAAAAGTTCTCTAATACAGTCTTTTTTTCTTTTTGCTGAATTATTTTTCTGAACTTTTTTAATAACAAATTTTATTAACTCTTAAACAATTCTCAAAATAGAATATAAAGACTTAGCTCTAACATAATTTTTTTTTGGAAGCTGAACAATACTAATTTTTAAAATTTTCAAAGAGATTTCACTTTTAGTTTTTTAATCTTGACGTTTTTAAAGTGACCTATTGTTATAAATAATAATATTTCTAGCTTATTAAATATTTATTAAGATATTAAATAATTAATTACTTAGTTAAGACTACTGAGTACTCATTTTAATAATATCATCTTTTTAGTTTCAATAAAATTACCGGCCTGTAGACGATAAAAGTAAATACCTGAGCTTAAATTATTAGTTGTAAATTCTACATTATAACTTCCTGAAGGTTTTTCTTCATTAACTAGTGTTGCAACTTCATTTCCTAAAATATCATAAATTTTTAATCTTACATTACAAGCAATTGGTAATTGATAGCTAATTGTTGTATTAGGATTAAACGGATTTGGATGGTTCTGATATAATTTAAATGTTATTGGTAGCGGCAACGTTGTGAATGACCATATTTCGGACCAACCTTCATTGCCATCTGACAATGTTGGTTGTACTTTCCAAAAATACTTTCGGTAGCTTTTTAGATTTTCCAAAACCTTTAGAGTATCTTCAACATTATAGCTAAATGACGAGTCTGTAAAAGTTGAATCGAGTGAAACTTGAACTAAATATGATATAGCATTAGTAGCTCTTTTCCATAAAAGTTTTACAGTGGTAGGAATATTTATTGAATTGTTTTCCGGTGCTAATAAAATGTCAGGATAATCAGTTGTAGTAAATTTCCAAACTGGCGACCAATTTTCGTAACCTGAGGAAAGGATGCTTTTTACTCTCCAAAAATACTGTGTAGCATAATTAAGCGAATTAGCTTTGTATGATGTGTCAGTTAAATTTGTAAACGACTGTGTGGAACCACTAAAGGATGAGTTTGTAGAAACTTGTAATTCGTAACGTAAAACATTTGGAACACTGCTCCATTTAAATTCAATCGGTAATAACAATGCAGTTGAATTGTTAGGTGGAGATAATAAATTATACTGATAATCAATTGTTGTAAAATTCCAAGCTAAAGACCAATTTTCATATCCCGAAGAAAGTACTGTTTTTACTCTCCAATAATACTTTGTAGCATTCTTAAGAGAACATTATAGGTATAGAGTGTCGGTTAAATTTTTCAAGCTTAAAACTAATGATTAAAAGGATATGTCTTTAGAAACTTGTAATTCGTAACGCAATAAATTTGGAACACTACTCCATTTTAAATTGAATCGGCAAAAACAATTCAGTTGAATTTTTGTGGGATATATAGGTTTTGAAAAAAATTAGATTCACCACCATTTGTTGTTTTAAGAATTATTCCACTATCCCCTATAACTATTCCATTATTTAAATCTAAAAAATAAAGGTCATTTAATTTTTTAGTTGTATTACTAATTTGTTTTACCCAATAATTTCCTCCACTATTCGTCCTATAAATTGCTCCAGGTTTTGCATTACCCAGATAAAATTGATCATTTCCGACAGCATACCCATTATTTTCATCAAGCATGAAAATACTCCTACATAAAGGAAGCGTTGAATTTACGTTTACCCAACTTGTACCACCATTTAAAGTCTTGTAAATGTAAGCCCTATACTGCGAAGTCATTCCTCCATTAGCTAAAAGGAAACCGGTAGTTGGAATTAATAAATTGCATCTTGTTATATCCATAACTAACTACTTGAACCTCCACCACTTAGTCTAAAAAACCAGGTTATCCCTCCATCAGTTGATTGGTAGATAATTGCAAAACTGGTCCATATCCAACAGCAACTATATTATTTTCATCCAAATAATAGATATCCAGTAAACGGATGAAATATCCATTATTATCTACTTTTGATAAATAACTCCAGCTTAATCCTCCATCTGTTGTCTTATATATATTTGCTGTATCACTATTAGTTGATTGAATTGCAATTCCATTTTGCAAATCAAGGAATGATATAGCAGCAAATGAATATTTTATACTATCACTTAAATTTAACCAACTAATTCCACCATCTGCGGTTTTATAGAAAGTATTACCTCCTCCAAAAATATATCCATTAACAGAATCTAAAAATGAAATGGTTTTTAGATTGACTGTTGTCCCGATAGATTGTGAATTCCAAGTTGTTCCACCATCAGTTGTTTTAAGGAGTGTGCCAGCGTTGCCAATAATAAATCCTTTATTTGAATCGATAAAGAATATTGAGGTTAAATTTTGAACTGTACCACTTACTTGTTGTATCCAGCCTGATTGAGAAAACACCAAGAATGAATTAATAATAAAAAATAGAAAAGTAAGTGCAGCCCAATTTGAAGTGTTTTTCATATTTTTCCCTAAACAAATCTACCTTATATAAAGCAGTTCACCTGAACCAGGTGAAATTTGTAAACTAATTTTATCACTGGACGCAATCAGAATACTTTCACCATTATCTTTATCAAACTTAAATATTCTATATGGACTATTCAACGCAACAGTAATATTTGAACCTTTTCCAACATCTTTATTAACTATCATCAAATAGTTACCTCCTGACGCGGTGTTATTCATTTCTTCAAAAACCCCAATTAATAATTTAGGATCGATGTTCGATTCCTCATTATTTGTAATTTGTTTTATCAAACTATTAGATAGATTGTTCTTAAATAAAGATTGAGCAATTTCTTTTTGCTTGTTGGGATAATCTGAGGTGTGAATAACTTTAACTGATTTAAGGTGCGTTAAAATTTTTCCAATTGTTTGAATGTTCTCGTTTAGCTTTTGAATGGGAACAAATAGAGGACCGTGAAGAGAATCTGCAACATTCGGATTATCAATATTCTCTTCCAATATCCAGGATCGATAACCCTGGTCCTCATAACTTTTGAGTATTGATAGTAACCAATACCTTTTGCACCATATGCTAATGCAGAATAAACCTGAAAACTAATTTCCTCAAATGTTGGCTTTTTATAACTAAGGTGCTCGCTTGAAAGAACAACCATCCAAAATGGAATATTATACTCAAGAGATTTTTTTCTTATGATATCTAGATTGGAATAATAGTTATTTCTGAAACCACCAAATTCAGTTTTAAGTAAAGGGTAGTTATCAAAACACAAAACTCTGGGTTTAAATTTCTGAGAGGTGATAAAAGCATCGATATATTTTTCATAATCTTCAGCTGTTGGAGTGCCATCCCAATAATTTGGAAAAAGATTTACAAAATCCAGTTTTTTATTGAACGAGGAATCTGTTCTAATCTGTTCTACCATTCTATCTATATCAGCATAATCGTCATTAGGTACTAAATTAAGTGGAACACAAAGTTCTCTATTTGTACCGGGCTCATCCCAAATATTCCAACCATAAATATAATTCTGATTAAAATTTTTTAGGTATTGTTTTATTTTACTATTTGTGTCATCATTTGAATTTCTATATATAAAATCGTCCTTGCATTCATTCTCCATGATTGCAAGCCACTTTAATTTTGAATACCCCAATTTTTCAAATGCATCTTTAACTTTATATGGATCCGGCATCCAGCCCATATTACCATTAATAATAATATTTATTCCACCTTTTTCAATTATTTTGAAAGATGAGGTGAGATCCTTTGATTTACTGGGCAAATTATATCCAAAAATGGGAAACAACCCTCGTGGATCTTCCCAACCTTCATTAGCTTGAGATTCTTTTTTATCTGGCATTGAATTTTGCACTTCGAGCGGATCATATGGATTTATAATATTTGAAAACACAAAATTGTTAAAACTACTAGAATAGTTTAGACTTAAATAAAACCCGGCTAAGCCAAATAAAAACAATACTACTAATGCTAGTTTAATTTTCAATCTCTCCTCATTTATTTTTACTTCAACAAAATCATTTTTTTAGTTTCTACATAATAACCAGCTTTTAGTTGGTAGAAATAAACTCCACTTGGTAAGTTGCTTGCATTAAATTCAACTGCATAACTTCCTGCATTTCTATAGTCATCAACTAAAATTGCAACTTCATTTCCTAAAACATCATAAACTTTTAAAGTTTGCCAACCACTTACTGGTGCCTGCCAACTTATTTTTGTACTTGGGTTAAAAGGGTTTGGGTAGTTTTGTTGAAGTATAAATTTTTCAGGTAAACTTGAATTTTCTTCCTCAATGACAGTTATATCTGGTTTGGTTTTTAACAGCCAGCCGTCCGACACCATATTAGCTATATCTCGATGACCTGCGATAACATAACCATTATCACTTGTTTGCTGAACTGAAAATCCTGCTTCATCCCATTGACCACCCCAGCTTTTTGTCCAAAGAACTTCTCCCAATTCATTTGTTTTTATAAGTAGAACATCACCATTAGTTCCTGAAATAATATACCCTCCATCAACAGTTTGCTGCGCTGAATATGCATATTCATTCAGTTGAGTTCCAATACTTTTTGTCCATAATGTATCTCCAAATTCATCAGTCTTTATTAATAACACATTAGAGTTACCTGTACTGCTTGCATATATTTGACCAGCAATAATATAACCTCCATCACTCGTTGAATTAATCGAATATGCTTTGCAGTCAGTACCTGAATAACCATAAACTTTTGCCCACAACGAATCTCCATTGCTATTTGTTTTAATCAACAAAACATCGTTTGGTCCAGCACCATAAGAATTAGAATGACCAGCTAAAACATATCCTCCATCATTTGCTAGTTCAATCGAACAACCAATATCATCACCTGCTCCGCCAAATGCTCGGGTCCATAATGTATCGCCCATACTATCTGTTTCAATAAGAAAAATATTTTTTTCTGAAACACCATATGATCTTGTCTCACCAATGACAACAAATCCTCCTTCAGGAATTTCTTTTGCCTGGTATCCAACATCCCATGAAGAACCTCCTATAGACTTATCCCAAAGGATAGTGCCAATATCATTTGTTTTAATCAATTGAAGATCATAAGAACCTTCAATATTTGAATAATCAAATTTATACCCGGTAATAAAATAATTACTATCGGAGGTTTCCAGAACACAATATCCTTTCGCATCAAAGGTTAAATTGTGAAATATTTTCTTCCATTCAATCATACCTTGCACATTAAACTTAACCAAAATACAATCTATATCGACAAAGAAAGGAACAACCCAATACTCATAGCCGGTAACTATGTAACCACCGTCTAGTGTTTGTTTCACAGAACTATATCCATCTAAAGTGCCGATATAACTTTGGTTGGTCCAAAGTGTATCAACCTGGCAATAAATATGTTCATTAAATAATATTATGTCTAAGAAAATTATCAAGAATAGTCTAATTACTTTTTTCATTTTCTCTCCATTACTTCAACAAAATCATTTTTTTAGTTTCAAAATACTCACCAGCTTGCAAGCGATAGAAGTATATCCCAGATGCTGGATTCTTGATACTTGATGCTGGATTAAATTCTATTTCATAACTTCCTGCTGGTCTGTACTCATTTACTAAAGTTGCAACTTCATTTCCTAAAACATCATAAACTTTTAATGTTTGCCAACAACTAACTGGCGTTTGCCAACTTATATTTGTACTTGGGTTAAATGGGTTTGGGTAGTTTTGGTTTAATAAGTATTTATTGGGATAAATAAATGTTCTATCATCATTACTAACAATTGCTCCCTCAAAATTAATTTTAGTTTGTGTATAAATTTGATGATTACCTAAATATGTAGTTTTAAAAATTCGCTTATATAAACCTCTTTCGCTGTCAAACCATAGTGAATCCAAAAAGTCTGAGAAATTATTACAAATTTCAAATTGAATATTTGAATTAAATCTATTGATTATAATAGTCGTATTATTTGGTGCATAAACTGGAAAATCCCATATGCCAATTCTTCCCCAAGTATCAACAGAATCCCCAGATTGAGGGCTTGCAGATAATGGGTGATCATTTTCCAATAATTCAGTTAATACAAAATAAAATTTCTTATTAATCTTAAATGTTGAGTCTATTAGTGGAGTGATGATTCTTTCAGTTAAATCGATTTCTTGCTCAACAGTCCATTCAATTCTACTTACAAAGTTTACAGAATCAATTATAGTATAATTTATTCTTCCAGAATCCTGCTGAAAAGATTCGAATGAACCAACATAGTAAGTTGAATCAGTAAACAAATAGTTGTAAGTATATTTATTCCATTTAGCTAATGGGAATATATCATAAAGTGCGTTTGTCTGTGCGATGATATTCGAAGTCGTATAAAACTGAATTAGTAGAACCGAGACCAAAACTAACTTTTTCATAAAGAGCCCCTATGAAAAATAAAAATAATTTAACAGAAAGAACTAATTCTAAAATAACCGAATTATAATGAGAGTAAAGACAATAAGAGCATTTTTCATTTGTGAGCAAGCAATTATTTATTCCTGCTTATCCACCATTCCTGGTATTTCATTTCATCTTCAATTAGTTTATCAATCAGTTCATCAAATGATAGAGAGTAATTCCAATCTAATTCTTTTTTTGCCTTTTTAGGATTGCCGTAAATTACTTCAAGCTCAACAGGACGGTAAAGCGCTTTATCAAATTTTACTAGTTTCTCAGGATCAAGTCCGAGTTTTACAAAAACTTTATTAATAAACTCTTGTAAAGTGTGCGCTTCGCCTGTGCAGATTATGTAATCATTTGGTTTGGGTACGTTTAGCATCTTCCACATTACTTTTATGTATTCAGGTGCATAGCCCCAATCTCTTTGTATGGATGTATTGCCTACCCTTAGAACATCAAGAAGGTTCTTTTTAATTTTAATTGCAGATGAAATAATTTTTTTTGTAACAAAATTTTGTCTTCTAAGTACGGATTCGTGATTAAATAAAATACCGCTTGAGATAAATAAATTGTAAGCTTCGCGGTAGTTTACGCAAGTCCAGTGTGCAGCAGCTTTAGAAATTGCATAAGGACTTGCAGGATGAATAATAAAATCTTCATCAATCGGAAGTTTATCCTTAGCAACATTACCATACATTTCACTGCTGGATGATTGATAGATTTTTATATTCTTATCAACAATACGAATAGCTTCTAAAATATTTGCTACAGAGATAATGTTATACTCAAGTGTGCCGATCGGCTGTTCGAATGATAATCCGACAGAACTTTGTGCAGCAAGATTGTAGAATTCATCAGGTTTATATTTTTCTAATAAGCGGATAATATTGGAGAGATCAAAAACGTTTGCTTCAACTAATTGAACATCGTTTTCAACTCCAAGAAAACTTAATCCATTTGAATTTCCGGATTGCAGGTTTCTGGTTATTCCAATTACTTTATAATCTTTTTCTAAAAGATACTTACTTAAATAAGCTCCGTCTTGTCCTGTAATTCCGGTTATCAATGCTGTTTTCATATTTATTTTTGAAATTAATCTGTAAGTGATGAATTAATTCTTCTCAAATTTACAATATCTTTTTAAGATTAAATAGTTGATAAAACGGATTACTTGTTGAAAGACTATTGAAAACTAAAACTATAACGTCATCCTGAATTTATTTCAGTATCAAATTATTAGATTCCAAAATAATTCGCCAAGGCGAAAGGAATAACAACGAATGCTTTCCATTATTTAGAAGTATCGATTTATTTAGAATCTAAAAATTACTTGACATTATGTAATTTTCTGTCAATATTTGCATCAGAAATAATCAAAGGAAAAAATTTATAACCGATTTGCTACTGTTTTAATTTTCGTGCGTCTAAATATTTAATTGTTGGAAAATTAACCAGAGTAGTAAATGTACCGATTTAGGGAATTTCTCTGGTCGGTTTTTTGTTATCATTACATAAACTAATAATGGAGTGTTTTTATACGATTTGATACGTCACTTTTAGGTAACTGCAATCACTAACTTATTAGGAGGAACGCGTGATGAGAGAAATAAAAGCAAAAATCGATAATCCATTATCCGAACTTATCAGTGATGATATTTTTGATTTACTTGATTCTCACGGCTTAATCGATGATAAAGCTGTAAGAGATTATCAGATTAGGAAAAAATTTAAACAGCTTAGATCCGGAAAATTAAGTGCCGGTGATGCAATTGATGCAATTAGAGCTGAATATCCGTATTTACAGTTTGATACTATTAGAAAAATAGTATATCAAATAAGTAAATAATTTATATCACATAATACTTGACAAATAACATTTATCAAATTATTTTTCAATCGACTCTTTCAAAGGGTTCTCCCCTGCCCTTTGATATGAATGAGTCAGGCCCGGTGATTCCCCGTCACCGGGTTCTTATTTTAAACCCGGAGTATTTATGGCAGTAAAGACAAAAAGAAAAATGTAAAAACCAGTGCAAAATCTCTTCCTTCTCCTTTTAATATTTATTGGGAAAAAACAAATTACCTTTTGTTTGGATTAGGCGCCTTACTTATAATATTTGGTTTTTATTTTATGAGTCTAGGTGAATGGAATAGTTCATCATCACTTGTTGTATCGCCTATTTTACTTTTTCTTGGTTTTGTAGTTGTGATGCCTGCTTCGATTTTATATCGTAAGAAAGAAATCACTCAAACTGAAGAGTACACAAGATCAGAAAACTAATTTTTTTGTGAATCATTCCGTTCGCCGCGGCGAATTATTCCGGAATCTATTTAATATAAAAGAAGCTGAAACAATTTCAGCTTAACATATAATTTTTTTTAATTCAATTCACATTTAAAA
The window above is part of the Ignavibacteriales bacterium genome. Proteins encoded here:
- a CDS encoding oligosaccharide flippase family protein, with amino-acid sequence MIAFALAFIRYFMLITDFGFNLSATREISIYRDDIKKVSKIFYSVFIIKALLAIISLLIIVFVVNYFDKFSSDKMVYYLTSLSILGWIMFPQWFFQGIENMKFVTLFNVLSKLFFTISVFIFIKTQDDYLILPLLTSLGLIFSGVFSLIVSLRFFNLKFELPAFSEIKHQFIEGWHVFVSNISINLYTTSNSVLLGFLTNNQVVGYYSAAERIFIAFQQLGMPLFQALFPYFSKLIIDNREKPLAYSIGSLKLLCLLHYLFLYFYQFFLL
- a CDS encoding T9SS type A sorting domain-containing protein, which produces MLSSGYENWSPVWKFTTTDYPDILLAPENNSINIPTTVKLLWKRATNAISYLVQVSLDSTFTDSSFSYNVEDTLKVLENLKSYRKYFWKVQPTLSDGNEGWSEIWSFTTLPLPITFKLYQNHPNPFNPNTTISYQLPIACNVRLKIYDILGNEVATLVNEEKPSGSYNVEFTTNNLSSGIYFYRLQAGNFIETKKMILLK
- a CDS encoding T9SS type A sorting domain-containing protein is translated as MKKVIRLFLIIFLDIILFNEHIYCQVDTLWTNQSYIGTLDGYSSVKQTLDGGYIVTGYEYWVVPFFVDIDCILVKFNVQGMIEWKKIFHNLTFDAKGYCVLETSDSNYFITGYKFDYSNIEGSYDLQLIKTNDIGTILWDKSIGGSSWDVGYQAKEIPEGGFVVIGETRSYGVSEKNIFLIETDSMGDTLWTRAFGGAGDDIGCSIELANDGGYVLAGHSNSYGAGPNDVLLIKTNSNGDSLWAKVYGYSGTDCKAYSINSTSDGGYIIAGQIYASSTGNSNVLLIKTDEFGDTLWTKSIGTQLNEYAYSAQQTVDGGYIISGTNGDVLLIKTNELGEVLWTKSWGGQWDEAGFSVQQTSDNGYVIAGHRDIANMVSDGWLLKTKPDITVIEEENSSLPEKFILQQNYPNPFNPSTKISWQAPVSGWQTLKVYDVLGNEVAILVDDYRNAGSYAVEFNASNLPSGVYFYQLKAGYYVETKKMILLK
- a CDS encoding T9SS type A sorting domain-containing protein, with translation MKKLVLVSVLLIQFYTTSNIIAQTNALYDIFPLAKWNKYTYNYLFTDSTYYVGSFESFQQDSGRINYTIIDSVNFVSRIEWTVEQEIDLTERIITPLIDSTFKINKKFYFVLTELLENDHPLSASPQSGDSVDTWGRIGIWDFPVYAPNNTTIIINRFNSNIQFEICNNFSDFLDSLWFDSERGLYKRIFKTTYLGNHQIYTQTKINFEGAIVSNDDRTFIYPNKYLLNQNYPNPFNPSTNISWQTPVSCWQTLKVYDVLGNEVATLVNEYRPAGSYEIEFNPASSIKNPASGIYFYRLQAGEYFETKKMILLK
- a CDS encoding GDP-mannose 4,6-dehydratase, with the protein product MKTALITGITGQDGAYLSKYLLEKDYKVIGITRNLQSGNSNGLSFLGVENDVQLVEANVFDLSNIIRLLEKYKPDEFYNLAAQSSVGLSFEQPIGTLEYNIISVANILEAIRIVDKNIKIYQSSSSEMYGNVAKDKLPIDEDFIIHPASPYAISKAAAHWTCVNYREAYNLFISSGILFNHESVLRRQNFVTKKIISSAIKIKKNLLDVLRVGNTSIQRDWGYAPEYIKVMWKMLNVPKPNDYIICTGEAHTLQEFINKVFVKLGLDPEKLVKFDKALYRPVELEVIYGNPKKAKKELDWNYSLSFDELIDKLIEDEMKYQEWWISRNK